From the Anoplolepis gracilipes chromosome 15, ASM4749672v1, whole genome shotgun sequence genome, the window ctattctttaaaattaacatttaaattaataaaattgttcgtTTTTTTCAGAGATGTGAGGATTGGCATAATTATTAACTGTACAGATATTTTAATggtcaattaattaataagctctaaaaaaagaaaaaaaaaacaagaaaagaggTAGTAGAAGAAATTGATTAgtctcataaaaatataatttgaaaaaatactacatacaattattataagaagCATTATAGAACATAtgattgtacaaaatatatacataataaattaatatattattaatatattctctcttaataTTACCAATATTATAACATGTACATATACTGTATATACTAGATTCTCATGTAGATAACTGTATTAGTTGTTTTCATTTCTCTCATAAAAGCATGTATAGATtaccttatatataatagacctttttttataaaaggcACTACTAAaacatcattatcattatattaaaataagaaaattttccggatattatttttatatacaatgagCGTTACTTCCTTTTCTTTAAATCTTCAAATCGTTTCATCAAGTCATCGAAATCAATATCATCATTCTCAGGCGGATTTGCAGACGAATCATTATTCTCTGTTGGTACTGCGGGCAAATCCGGGAGTTCATAGTTGTTTATTGGCATTTTAGATCTTGGTTGAGGTTTCGGTTTTTCATCcgactaaaaaaagaaatgtacacAGATTATTTATGGAAGGATGGAATTTTATgagattacaataaattattttttttaaataaatgtatattttaaacatatatttaataaatgattgattaaataataaattgtttgaataaatattatctttattttaataattttgataatttacaataaaatttttaaaaacttataattttacctGTTTGTTTAAATCAGGTGGAAAATCAGATTGGTATGGTGGTGGCAGATCCtcctaattaataattttatacatattattatggataaattatttcattatcaaattattaacttattagtaataaataatattatttataaaattgttaataataaagacaaaTTACTCACGTGTTTATTCGAGTTAGCATTATCCAAAGGTATGTTATATGAAAATGAAGCAGGATTGAAAGGAGTATTCTGATCCTTCTCAATCGAAAGTGGAGACGTTGGAGATACGAATCCTATAGATGAAGCGCCTTTTTCTGAATCCtagaatattatgatatataatacgaAACAATATAGTgacaaaaaatagataaaagattattcctttataaatTGTGTCAAATTtggttatttataaaaattagataatacattaatgattttataaaaaatgaaaaattgtttaaattaccATATTCGAGTGGGATCCAGGATCGGGCAATAAAGGCGCTTGTGGGAAACCTATAAAGCCAGGTGGATGGGGTATTCCTCCGCTAGCAGTATCTAGATTGTTCCTCAATTCTCCTCCATTGGCTCCTATGTCGATTAACATTGCGTCCTGGGCTTCTGCCATTACTTGTGGATCCGGCTCATAATCCACATTGTAATTTTTGGCTATctctatcaaatatttttccacgAGCAATTTCGAAGGAGACTGCACGCTCATCTtatgtttcaatttttctgaTATTGTTTGAATTGCCTCTTCTCGACATGCTTCTGTATATTGTCTTCCATACTTAGATGTCAAAATGTCTGCTATCACTTTGATTTCCTGCACGTCTGTTTGAATACGAGGTGCTGCCCAAAGAATAGTGGATATTGCTTCTGCCAGACCTTCGTCGAgatttctgaaaataataaaataataaattaaaattgtattcataaattatatatgtacagtatGAACctcaaataaaatgttacatattgaTATCTTAAGAATCActggataaaaatatatcattcacACACaggtaacaaaaaaaaaaatgttttattataaagaatccTTTGTGTATAATTCCGaaaactttcttaaaaaaaaaaaaaaataaaatgaaaaaaaggaaacttcgaaatttcaaacaataccttatgaaaaaaataatgcagatagattttaaaaatcaagcaATTTtcacttcaatttttttttctaataaatttcactattttattttaatatattattatattcatattattatattattatatacttttatacattacTCTTGCAGAATAAtttacgtatatgtatgtacaatattttaataaaaaataatcttaaatgtataatttcaattaaaattgtttaattacagttaattatttaataatagttaatattGTTAGAATAGTTAATCATTATTCtacatgtattgtatatgtagtaattgtaattaaacaattttatatatataatatatatacatataatgtcaTATTACAAGATTATGCAATAATTTGACCTGCTAAACCTGGCTGAAACTCACTTCATCTGCTGAATAAGACCAAAACGTGCAAGCAGCAAATCGCAATACATCTCAAGCAGTTCCATTGCCTCCACCATGTAATCCTCACGAATAATGTGCTCCACTCGAATTTTAGCACGCTCTGTTTTGCCAGCAGCAATGTAATCGGCTATCTCGCGACGTGCTTTCTGTGCCAGCTCGGTCTTTTTCTTCTCCAGTAATTTTAGCCGATTAATCGCCAGACGTAAATGTGTCTTTAACTTGGTATAGTTTGGTCCACTTGAGAACATCTTGGACACGTCTCGTCTCAATTGCACCTGCTACCAAATTGTATCATTATAGATATTAACTATATCtcattatagataaaaaacaaatataaaacatagatataaaatatacagataaatttatagatataaaaaaatgtaatctaaaaattatcgatacaaaatataaattaatttatggatataaaattataggtattaattacatcattatatagaaaaaagttacataattatatcattatttaggtataattttcttatgtcGTTTGTGCCTGCTActctatctatatttttttaagtcacaaagaaatgtttttatttatacttattttattctaaatgttaaaagtacatatataactaagattaatctaatatatcttgatatatgTGCGATAACAACCAGTGAACTGATAACAGACCCTTTGACAGTGTAACCTCTTCGTTTATTAGCTAAATGACGAGATGACAAATAATGACAAATCTCGATCTCGGATTACTAGATATTACTATAGTTGCGTTCGAAAATTTATTCCTTTTGGAGTGGAATAGCATTCGATTCAATAACCAATCAGggtaaaagaaacaaaaatttcttcgtTCTGATTGGTCAGT encodes:
- the LOC140673704 gene encoding IST1 homolog, translating into MFSSGPNYTKLKTHLRLAINRLKLLEKKKTELAQKARREIADYIAAGKTERAKIRVEHIIREDYMVEAMELLEMYCDLLLARFGLIQQMKNLDEGLAEAISTILWAAPRIQTDVQEIKVIADILTSKYGRQYTEACREEAIQTISEKLKHKMSVQSPSKLLVEKYLIEIAKNYNVDYEPDPQVMAEAQDAMLIDIGANGGELRNNLDTASGGIPHPPGFIGFPQAPLLPDPGSHSNMDSEKGASSIGFVSPTSPLSIEKDQNTPFNPASFSYNIPLDNANSNKHEDLPPPYQSDFPPDLNKQSDEKPKPQPRSKMPINNYELPDLPAVPTENNDSSANPPENDDIDFDDLMKRFEDLKKRK